In Malassezia japonica chromosome 2, complete sequence, one DNA window encodes the following:
- a CDS encoding uncharacterized protein (SECRETED:SignalP(1-17)), whose product MKFVFVALLAFCGISMAHQLGCSPEGKPGHLFGADVDGKDMEVYQFSDERKVNGHQGLVRAKNTSQTFQFYRCAAPFGKYKSGGQIRSVQNKTLCVTPGAVNIYHTNFTSTQYPEDADPRISLQPCATSHSLELRKQWFSNSATPKKCIEQMTLQGWKTDAPSDTIVMSENGVVLGTHVMNSTIQELFLGPSDGFNNTCA is encoded by the coding sequence ATGAAGTTTGTTTTCGTCGCTCTCCTGGCCTTCTGTGGCATTTCTATGGCCCACCAGCTTGGTTGCTCTCCCGAAGGCAAGCCCGGCCACTTGTTTGGCGCGGATGTCGACGGCAAGGACATGGAGGTGTACCAGTTCAGTGACGAGAGGAAGGTGAACGGCCACCAGGGGCTGGTTCGTGCAAAGAACACCTCGCAGACCTTCCAGTTCTAccgctgcgctgctcctTTCGGCAAGTACAAGAGCGGTGGCCAGATCCGCAGCGTCCAGAACAAGACGCTGTGCGTTACGCCTGGCGCCGTGAACATTTACCACACGAACTTTACATCGACTCAATACCCCGAGGATGCCGACCCGCGCATCTCGCTCCAGCCGTGCGCCACCTCTCACAGCCTGGAACTGCGCAAGCAGTGGTTCTCCAACTCCGCCACGCCGAAGAAGTGCATCGAGCAAATGACCCTGCAGGGCTGGAAGACGGACGCACCGAGCGACACGATTGTGATGTCGGAGAATGGCGTTGTTCTCGGCACGCATGTGATGAACAGCACCATTCAGGAGCTGTTCCTCGGCCCTTCGGACGGTTTCAACAACACGTGCGCGTAA
- a CDS encoding uncharacterized protein (MEROPS:MER0001235; COG:E; EggNog:ENOG503Q11S), producing the protein MSLIGKVVAVDAAGATALSGELGTQIAAQWKASRASASKPGEMRVLYPNDSVPIAAVALGEQKQAPTTAPDAMPSADAFLRNERLERTRLDAAKGARALRDLGVDGEPSVAVDSFASPHAAAVGSLLGLWSVNHFKTRGTAPAWGKPGHLQGGRHITPIPLQGATTDAEKKQLRDDSDVLKDTATPLSWWTGEVYGRAQNWSRELQETAANLLTPTIFAERIVAAFKNVPNTEVIVRDADWVRDQKMNLFLSVAQGSEQPLKFVEVHYHGAPDKDAAPLAFVGKGITFDTGGISIKPGAGMDLMRADMGGAAAAVASTLAIAQLGLPINVSTFTPLTENMPSGKATKPGDIFEARNGLTVQVDNTDAEGRLVLADAISYASDVYKPHTLVDIATLTGACVIALGDVYSGVFTESEELWQELKTASEAEHDLCWRMPLADSFLPQISKTNADLVNTGGRPAGSCTAAIFLKQFVTGLEDRAKGEAAKVRYAHIDIAGSMEAASNTINDYQGKGLTGRPVRALVEFARRLSYA; encoded by the exons ATGTCGCTGATTGGAAAGGTGGTTGCTGTAGATGCTGCCGGCGCGACTGCGCTCTCTGGTGAGCTTGGTACGCAGATTGCTGCGCAGTGGAAGGCGAGCCGTGCGTCAGCCTCCAAGCCCGGCGAGATGCGTGTGCTCTACCCCAACGACTCGGTGCCGATTGCGGCCGTggccctcggcgagcagaagcaggcgccgaccaccgcgccggacgcgatGCCATCCGCCGACGCTTTTCTGCGGaacgagcgcctggagcgcacgcgcctggATGCGGCCAAgggtgcgcgcgcgctgcgcgacctcggtgtggacggcgagccgagcgtGGCGGTCGACTCGTTCGCGAGCCcccacgcggcggcggtcggctcgctgctcggcctctgGAGCGTGAACCACTTCAagacgcgcggcacggcgcccgCGTGGGGTAAGCCCGGCCACCTGCAAGGCGGTCGGCACATCACGCCCATTCCCCTGCAAGGCGCCACGACCGATGCGGAGAAgaagcagctgcgcgacgacagCGACGTGCTGAAGGACACCGCGACGCCCCTCTCCTGGTGGACCGGTGAGGTGTACGGCCGCGCGCAGAACTGgtcgcgcgagctgcaagAGACGGCAGCCAA CCTCTTGACGCCGACCAtctttgccgagcgcattgTGGCCGCGTTCAAGAACGTGCCCAACACCGAGGTgatcgtgcgcgacgcggactGGGTGCGGGACCAAAAGATGAACCTCTTCTTGTCGGTCGCCCAGGGCTCCGAGCAGCCGCTCAAGTTTGTCGAGGTGCACTACCACGGTGCGCCTGACAaggacgctgcgccgctggcgtTTGTTGGCAAGGGCATTACCTTTGACACGGGCGGTATCAGCATCAAGCCGGGTGCGGGTATGGACCTGATGCGTGCGGACATgggcggtgcggcggcggccgtcgcgtcgacgctcgccatcgcgcagctcggcctgccgATCAACGTGTCGACCTTTACGCCGCTCACGGAGAACATGCCGAGCGGCAAGGCGACCAAGCCCGGTGACATCTTTGAGGCGCGCAACGGCCTCACGGTGCAAGTGGACAacaccgacgccgagggCCGTCTTGTGCTGGCGGATGCGATCTCCTACGCGAGCGATGTGTACAAGCCGCACACGCTTGTCGACATTGCGACGCTGaccggcgcgtgcgtgattgcgctcggcgacgtctACTCGGGTGTCTTTACCGAGTCGGAGGAGCTCTGGCAGGAGCTCAAGACCGcgagcgaggccgagcacgacctGTGCTGGCGCATGCCGCTCGCGGACAGCTTTCTGCCCCAGATTTCCAAGACGAACGCGGACCTGGTCAACACCGGCGGCCGTCCCGCTGGCTCGTGCACCGCGGCAATCTTTTTGAAGCAGTTCGTCACCGGCCTCGAGGACCGCGCCaagggcgaggcggccaagGTGCGCTACGCGCACATTGACATTGCCGGATCGATGGAAGCCGCGAGCAACACGATCAACGACTACCAAGGCAAGGGCCTCACCGGCCgcccggtgcgcgcgctggtcgagTTTGCTCGTCGTCTGTCGTACGCGTAA
- the rad16 gene encoding DNA repair protein RAD16 (COG:L; BUSCO:EOG09260AZK; EggNog:ENOG503NWVW): MAGGILSVTSRILIVDMLAKRIPTSLITGMVVLHAERVSPTSIEAFILRIYRQENQDGFLKAFSSHAEHLASGNTTLQTVMGQLRLRTVDIWPRFHQSIDRDLGQHRADVIELHQPPTPSMRAIQSAIVECLEATLAEVRRSKLAEEVDEFSVESVMHRAFDVTVRRQLDPVWHRLAPSTKQLVADLGTLRTVLHYLISYDAVSFHTYLETILATNAGEPGRQRQSAWLLSDASNIVFREAQRRVWHETSEGTTELTLEEPPKWKLLLDVLDEVEQEVHLRPSPILIMTDAERTSAQLRSFLSSADEDEEHPGRPVMAATFAEYLQWKQSVQAFQRTKETPGADEALSEALQRKSARSSALKRRRIRGGMAMPVHTHGDAAPQNLPELPPDAPRAQPWELKSDEPEETLEDYFGLVDLGNIVVIHTYRGEEDDSLLQELRPRYVIMYDPSPSFVRQVEVYRTIHRAEVQVYFMLYTDSVEEQMYLAQLRREKDAFERLIRQKATMAIPLTVDGKPEEDADQRMLRNLSSRVAGGSQTLQPPSVVVDMREFRSSLPSLLHAAGMRVIPCTLQVGDYVIASDMCVERKSLTDLVQSLNSGRLYTQCEAMSIHYQHPILLIEFDQDRAFTLEALGEAKHAKTITARTSATELDVQSKLVLLTLSFPRLRLIWSSSPYATAEIFSDLKQNHDEPDAGAAAAIGMDDDVVGEHTFHLTPVDMLRAMPGVTAKNYVYLTNHVESIQALCAMPLAAIQELIGSEPGKKLHAFLHAAAT; encoded by the exons ATGGCTGGTGGGATTTTGAGTGTCACGTCGCGCATTCTCATTGTCGACATGCTTGCCAAGCGCATCCCCACGTCGCTCATTACCGGGATGGTGGTGCTACACGCTGAGCG CGTCTCGCCCACCTCGATTGAGGCCTTTATTCTCCGCATTTACCGGCAGGAAAACCAG GATGGCTTCCTCAAAGCATTCTCTAGCCATGCCGAGCATCTCGCATCTGGAAATACGACACTGCAGACGGTTATGGGGCAGCTTCGCCTGCGCACTGTCGACATCTGGCCGCGGTTCCACCAGTCGATCGACCGCGACCTTGGCCAGCACCGCGCAGATGTGATTGAGCTGCACCAGCCGCCGACGCCCTCGATGCGTGCAATTCAGTCGGCGATTGTCGAGTGCCTtgaggcgacgctcgccgaagtgcggcgcagcaagcTGGCCGAAGAAGTGGACGAGTTTAGCGTGGAGAGTGTGATGCACCGGGCGTTTGATGTCACGGTCCGCCGCCAGCTCGACCCCGTGTGGCACCGCCTTGCGCCCTCGACCAAGCAGCTGGTTGCAGACCTTGGAACGCTTCGTACGGTATTGCACTACCTGATTTCGTACGATGCCGTGTCGTTCCACACCTATCTCGAGACGATCCTTGCCACGAATGCCGGCGAGCccgggcggcagcggcagtCGGCGTGGCTTCTGAGCGATGCCTCGAATATTGTGTTCCGcgaagcgcagcgccgtgtgTGGCACGAGACGAGCGAAGGAACGACGGAGCTCACGCTTGAAGAGCCGCCCAAGTGGAAGCTGCTCCTCGATGTATTGGACGAGGTTGAGCAAGAGGTGCACTTGCGCCCCTCGCCCATCTTGATTATGACAGATGCGGAGCGTACGTCTGCGCAGCTGCGTTCCTTCCTTTCGAgtgccgacgaggacgaagagcACCCTGGGCGTCCGGTGATGGCCGCGACCTTTGCTGAGTACTTGCAGTGGAAGCAGAGTGTGCAAGCCTTTCAGCGGACAAAAGAGACGCCCGgtgcggacgaggcgctgagcgaggcgctgcagcgcaaaTCTGCGCGCTCCTCTGCGCTAAAGCGGCGGCGAATCCGCGGCGGGATGGCGATGCCGGTGCACACCCACGgcgatgcagcgccgcaaaaCCTGCCCGAGCTCCCTCCTGATGCCCCCCGTGCGCAGCCGTGGGAGCTCAAGAGTGATGAGCCAGaagagacgctcgaggactACTTCGGCCTGGTGGATCTCGGCAACATTGTGGTGATCCACACCTATCGAGGCGAGGAAGACGACAGTCTActgcaggagctgcgtCCGCGATACGTGATCATGTACGATCCTAGCCCCTCGTTTGTGCGCCAGGTCGAGGTGTACCGCACGATCCATCGTGCGGAGGTGCAAGTCTACTTTATGCTCTATACTGACTCGGTCGAGGAGCAAATgtacctcgcgcagctccggCGCGAAAAAGACGCCTTTGAGCGTCTTATCCGGCAGAAAGCGACGATGGCCATACCCCTCACGGTCGATGGCAAGCCGGAGGAAGACGCAGACCAGCGCATGCTGCGCAACCTGAGTTCACGTGTCGCGGGCGGCTCGCAGACGCTGCAGCCCCCGTCGGTGGTGGTGGACATGCGCGAGTTTCGCTCGAGTCTGCCctcgctgctgcacgcggCCGGGATGCGCGTGATTCCCTGCACGCTGCAAGTCGGCGACTATGTGATTGCCTCGGACAtgtgcgtcgagcgcaagagCCTCACCGACTTGGTCCAGAGTCTCAACTCGGGCCGCCTGTATACCCAATGCGAGGCGATGTCGATCCACTACCAGCACCCCATCCTGCTCATCGAGTTTGACCAGGACCGTGCCTTtacgctcgaggcgctcggcgaggcgaaGCATGCCAAGACGATCaccgcacgcacctcggccacggagctcgacgtgcagTCTAAGCTCGTGCTCCTTACGCTGTCCTTCccccgcctgcgcctcatttggtcctcgtcgccgtacgCAACCGCGGAAATCTTTTCGGACCTCAAGCAGAACCACGACGAGCCCGACGCGggggcggccgcggccatCGGCATGGACGACGATGTGGTTGGCGAGCACACGTTCCATTTGACACCGGTCGATATGCTACGTGCCATGCCCGGCGTCACGGCCAAGAACTATGTTTACCTCACGAATCATGTCGAGAGCATCCAGGCGCTGTGCGCGATGCCCCTCGCTGCCATCCAGGAGCTTATCGGAAGCGAGCCGGGAAAGAAGCTCCACGCCTTTCTCCACGCCGCTGCCACGTAG